A single region of the Geobacillus subterraneus genome encodes:
- a CDS encoding cobalamin-binding protein: MRIVSLCPSNTELLAYLGRLDDVIAVDHSSDWPPEVKRLPTVGPDLRIDMDRVEALKPDLVVASLSVPGMERNIEELVRRRLPHLVLAPHSLDDIAADLLMLGEALGEKQKAAELVRRYYDFLNEYRERAAAVAEPARLYWEWWPRPVFTPGGANWLSELSELAGGRNLFADCANASVRTEWDEVVARNPSHILLVWVGVQTKKMSANAVITRPKAEQTDAVRAGRIHLLEEALYCRPSPRLLVGLKKLAPLLHPALFPPADDSDPLFSR; this comes from the coding sequence ATGAGAATCGTTTCTCTTTGCCCGAGCAATACGGAGCTGTTAGCTTATCTTGGCCGGCTGGACGATGTCATCGCCGTGGATCATTCTTCCGACTGGCCGCCCGAAGTAAAGCGGCTGCCAACCGTCGGGCCGGATTTGCGCATCGACATGGATCGAGTCGAGGCGCTCAAACCGGATCTCGTCGTCGCCTCCTTAAGCGTGCCCGGAATGGAGCGCAATATCGAGGAGCTCGTCCGCCGCCGCCTCCCCCATCTCGTGCTGGCACCCCATTCGCTGGATGACATCGCGGCCGATCTTCTCATGTTAGGCGAAGCGCTCGGCGAAAAACAAAAAGCGGCTGAACTCGTCCGCCGCTACTATGACTTTCTGAACGAATACCGTGAGCGGGCAGCCGCCGTCGCCGAACCGGCCCGCTTGTATTGGGAATGGTGGCCGCGCCCGGTGTTCACCCCAGGCGGCGCCAACTGGCTGAGCGAGCTCAGCGAACTCGCCGGCGGGCGCAATCTTTTCGCCGACTGCGCCAACGCGAGCGTCCGGACGGAATGGGACGAAGTCGTCGCCCGCAACCCGTCGCATATTTTGCTCGTTTGGGTCGGCGTACAAACGAAAAAAATGAGCGCCAACGCCGTCATCACGCGTCCGAAAGCTGAACAAACCGACGCCGTCCGCGCCGGGCGCATCCATCTTCTTGAGGAAGCGCTCTACTGCCGGCCATCGCCGCGCCTGCTCGTCGGATTAAAAAAATTGGCGCCGCTTTTGCATCCGGCGCTGTTCCCTCCCGCTGACGACAGCGACCCGCTCTTCAGCCGCTGA
- a CDS encoding Na+/H+ antiporter subunit A, with protein MLNLAMVSPLIFALFVPFLYKYVRPLHTGWFVLPLPVLLFLYFVQHLPLEPYGQTIPWIPSLGMDFQVYMDGLGLLFSLLITGIGSLVVLYSIYYLPKEKEKLGHFYVYLLLFMGAMLGVVLSDNAMALYLFWELTSFSSFLLIGYWNERERSRYGAQKSMLITVLGGLSLLGGFLLLSVMSGGSYSIRDWMAMADAWPQHPLFVPAMLLILLGAFTKSAQFPFYIWLPDAMEAPTPVSAYLHSATMVKAGIYLVARFTPIFAVSSLWVWLVIGIGMATLCWASFHAARQTDLKGLLAYSTVSQLGLIMSLLGAGALAFHGDPGDRRLYMAAVVAAVFHLINHATFKGSLFMAAGIVDHETGTRDIRRLGGLLSVMPITFTVAVIGSLSMAGVPPFNGFLSKEMFFAAMVQVANAQWLSLDVWGILFPVLAWVGSVFTFLYSLLFVGKTFLGAPKPSEWPKQPHEAPVGMLVAPVVLAVLVIGFGLFPNVLSNTVIAPAVDAVVNGVFRQEGLSVHISHWHGWTIEVWMTIGVIVLGVWLYRTFDSWKRVYGVFSRRLSLNHLYDTVVRQMEERSYSLTSRYMTGYVRTYFLYILSAMIALLIATIALKVDGRLSLSHLAEVGIHELMLALVALIGTATTVAAKSRLVAIIALGSVGYTVSLFFVLFRAPDLALTQLVIETISVALFLLCFYHLPKLSRHEKGVRFRLGNALISLGVGALVSAIALLAYSEKNFASIAQYHIENAYEKAAGKNIVNVILVDFRGFDTLFEICVLAIAALGIYALVKLKAPKGESGKYE; from the coding sequence ATGTTAAACTTGGCAATGGTCTCACCACTGATTTTTGCTTTATTCGTTCCGTTTTTGTATAAATATGTGCGCCCGCTCCATACCGGCTGGTTTGTGCTCCCATTACCGGTTTTATTGTTTTTGTATTTCGTTCAACATCTCCCGCTTGAACCTTACGGACAAACGATCCCTTGGATTCCGTCTCTCGGAATGGATTTTCAAGTCTATATGGATGGGTTAGGGCTGCTCTTTTCGCTGCTAATCACAGGGATCGGCTCTCTTGTCGTGCTGTATTCGATTTATTATTTGCCGAAGGAAAAGGAAAAACTTGGGCACTTTTACGTGTATTTGCTTTTGTTTATGGGAGCGATGCTTGGCGTCGTTCTTTCGGACAACGCCATGGCGCTCTATCTGTTTTGGGAATTGACATCGTTTTCCTCCTTTTTGTTGATTGGCTACTGGAATGAGCGTGAACGTTCCCGATACGGGGCACAAAAATCGATGCTCATCACCGTGCTTGGCGGGCTGTCTCTGCTTGGGGGATTTTTATTGCTTTCGGTCATGAGCGGAGGGTCGTACAGCATTCGCGATTGGATGGCTATGGCGGATGCGTGGCCGCAGCATCCGTTGTTTGTGCCGGCGATGCTCTTGATTTTGCTTGGCGCGTTTACGAAATCCGCGCAGTTTCCGTTTTACATTTGGCTTCCGGACGCGATGGAAGCACCCACCCCGGTCAGCGCGTATTTGCATTCGGCCACCATGGTGAAAGCCGGCATTTATTTAGTGGCTCGCTTCACCCCGATTTTTGCTGTTTCTTCGTTATGGGTTTGGCTTGTGATAGGGATTGGAATGGCGACGCTTTGCTGGGCGTCATTTCATGCCGCCCGTCAGACGGATTTGAAAGGGTTGCTCGCCTATTCGACGGTGAGCCAGCTCGGGTTGATTATGTCGCTGCTTGGCGCCGGGGCGCTGGCCTTTCATGGCGATCCGGGCGACCGCCGTTTATATATGGCGGCCGTGGTGGCAGCGGTGTTTCACTTAATCAACCACGCGACGTTTAAAGGAAGCTTGTTTATGGCGGCCGGCATTGTCGATCATGAGACCGGGACGCGGGATATCCGGCGTCTTGGCGGGTTGCTCAGCGTCATGCCCATCACGTTTACGGTTGCGGTCATCGGTTCGTTGTCGATGGCGGGTGTGCCTCCGTTTAACGGATTTTTAAGCAAAGAAATGTTTTTTGCGGCGATGGTGCAAGTGGCGAACGCCCAATGGTTGTCGCTTGATGTGTGGGGGATCTTGTTTCCGGTGCTCGCTTGGGTGGGCAGCGTGTTCACCTTTTTGTACAGCCTTCTTTTTGTTGGGAAAACGTTTCTTGGTGCTCCGAAGCCTTCCGAATGGCCGAAACAGCCGCATGAAGCCCCGGTGGGGATGCTTGTGGCGCCGGTCGTTTTGGCCGTTCTTGTCATCGGCTTTGGACTGTTTCCGAATGTGTTGTCCAACACGGTGATTGCTCCGGCGGTCGATGCTGTCGTCAACGGCGTGTTCCGCCAAGAGGGGCTTTCCGTGCACATTAGTCATTGGCACGGATGGACGATTGAAGTGTGGATGACGATCGGAGTGATTGTTCTTGGCGTGTGGCTGTATCGGACGTTTGATTCATGGAAGCGCGTATACGGTGTTTTTTCGCGGCGGCTTTCACTGAATCACTTATATGACACGGTCGTGCGGCAAATGGAAGAGCGGTCGTATTCGCTGACAAGCCGTTACATGACCGGGTATGTTCGGACGTATTTCTTGTATATTTTGTCCGCGATGATCGCATTGCTTATCGCAACGATCGCTTTGAAAGTAGATGGAAGGCTCTCGCTAAGCCATTTAGCGGAAGTGGGCATCCATGAACTGATGTTGGCGTTGGTCGCCTTGATCGGAACGGCGACGACTGTGGCGGCCAAATCACGTCTTGTGGCGATTATCGCGTTAGGTTCGGTCGGCTATACGGTGTCGCTTTTCTTTGTGTTGTTCCGGGCGCCTGATTTGGCGTTGACGCAGCTCGTCATTGAAACGATTTCCGTCGCGCTGTTTTTGCTCTGTTTTTATCACTTGCCGAAGCTTAGCCGCCATGAGAAAGGCGTGCGATTCCGGCTTGGGAACGCTCTTATTTCGCTCGGAGTCGGCGCGTTGGTCAGCGCGATCGCCTTGTTGGCGTACAGTGAGAAAAACTTTGCCTCGATTGCTCAATACCATATTGAAAACGCGTATGAAAAAGCGGCTGGAAAAAATATTGTCAACGTGATCTTAGTCGACTTCCGCGGATTTGATACACTTTTTGAAATTTGTGTGCTGGCGATCGCGGCGCTCGGCATTTACGCTTTAGTGAAGCTGAAAGCTCCGAAAGGGGAGAGCGGCAAATATGAATGA
- a CDS encoding inorganic phosphate transporter translates to MDMIFVLTILIVIFALAFDFINGFHDTANAIATSVSTRALTPRRAILLAAVMNFIGALTFTGVAKTITKDIVDPFALENGPVIILAALTSAIAWNLITWYYGIPSSSSHALIGSIAGAAISAAGIGILNYGGFLKILQSLILSPFLALGVGFVIMSIFRFIFKNANLYSTTRGFRLFQVVTASFQAYTHGTNDAQKAMGIITMALIAGGYHTTTDIPEWVRISAALAMGLGTAVGGWKIIKTVGGKIMKIRPINGAAADLSSALVIFSATAFHLPVSTTHVISSAIMGVGAAQRVKGVKWGVARRIVLTWVITLPISALMAGFLYQLFNLFF, encoded by the coding sequence ATGGATATGATCTTTGTCTTGACGATATTAATTGTCATTTTTGCGCTGGCGTTTGACTTTATTAACGGGTTTCACGATACGGCGAACGCCATCGCTACCTCGGTGTCAACAAGAGCGCTCACGCCGCGCCGCGCCATCTTGCTGGCCGCTGTGATGAACTTCATCGGCGCCTTGACGTTCACCGGTGTGGCCAAAACGATTACGAAAGACATCGTCGACCCGTTTGCTTTGGAAAACGGGCCGGTCATTATTTTAGCCGCCTTAACGTCCGCGATCGCCTGGAACTTGATCACGTGGTATTATGGCATTCCGAGCAGCTCTTCGCATGCGCTCATTGGCTCGATTGCCGGAGCAGCGATTTCTGCGGCCGGTATTGGGATTTTGAATTACGGCGGATTTTTGAAAATTTTACAATCGCTCATCCTTTCTCCATTTTTGGCGTTAGGGGTCGGTTTTGTCATAATGAGTATTTTTCGCTTTATCTTTAAAAATGCGAACTTATACAGTACGACGAGAGGCTTTCGGCTGTTTCAAGTCGTGACAGCGTCATTTCAAGCGTATACACATGGAACAAACGACGCCCAAAAAGCGATGGGGATTATTACGATGGCGTTAATCGCCGGCGGATACCATACAACGACCGACATCCCGGAGTGGGTGCGCATTTCTGCCGCTTTGGCCATGGGGTTGGGAACGGCTGTCGGCGGGTGGAAAATCATTAAAACGGTCGGCGGAAAAATCATGAAAATCCGCCCGATTAACGGGGCGGCGGCCGATTTATCGTCGGCGCTCGTCATTTTTTCGGCGACAGCGTTCCATTTGCCGGTCAGCACGACACACGTTATTTCCTCGGCCATTATGGGGGTCGGCGCCGCGCAGCGGGTGAAAGGGGTCAAATGGGGTGTCGCCCGCCGGATTGTGCTTACATGGGTGATTACGCTCCCGATTTCTGCGCTCATGGCTGGTTTCCTATATCAATTGTTTAATTTGTTTTTCTAA
- a CDS encoding Na(+)/H(+) antiporter subunit F1, translating into MTVMFYIALALLSLAIGCFVYRVVKGPTVADRVIALDAIGICLAGIVAVLSILLETSVFLEIILLIGILAFLGTAAFAKFLQKGVVIERDGNH; encoded by the coding sequence ATGACCGTGATGTTCTATATCGCCCTCGCTCTTTTGTCGCTCGCCATTGGCTGTTTCGTTTATCGGGTCGTCAAAGGACCGACCGTCGCGGATCGGGTCATTGCGCTTGACGCGATCGGGATTTGTCTGGCAGGCATTGTGGCGGTGCTGTCGATCTTGTTGGAGACGAGCGTGTTTTTAGAAATTATTTTGCTGATTGGAATTTTGGCGTTTCTTGGCACGGCGGCGTTTGCCAAGTTTTTGCAAAAAGGGGTTGTGATTGAACGTGACGGAAATCATTGA
- a CDS encoding Na+/H+ antiporter subunit E — MAQQLLLNVILAFVWMFLADSFSGSSFVIGYLLGLGILFVLRRYFSTTFYVVPLFVIGKLTLIFIKELLLANWAVLKIVLSPSLNMKPCIFALPLEVKKDWEITLLSNLITLTPGTFVIDVSDDKKEIYIHTIDAPDVDEVVRQIKTSFEKTILEVSR, encoded by the coding sequence ATGGCGCAACAATTGCTGCTCAACGTGATATTGGCATTCGTTTGGATGTTTCTTGCTGATTCGTTTAGCGGATCATCGTTTGTCATTGGATATCTCCTTGGTTTAGGCATCCTTTTTGTGCTGCGAAGATATTTTTCGACAACGTTTTATGTCGTCCCGTTGTTTGTGATTGGAAAGCTGACGCTCATTTTCATCAAAGAATTGTTGTTGGCCAACTGGGCTGTTTTGAAGATTGTTCTTTCCCCGTCGCTGAACATGAAGCCTTGCATCTTCGCCCTTCCGCTCGAAGTGAAAAAAGACTGGGAAATTACGCTGTTATCCAACTTGATTACGTTGACGCCCGGGACGTTTGTGATCGACGTCTCTGATGACAAGAAAGAGATTTATATTCATACGATTGATGCTCCGGATGTGGATGAAGTGGTCCGGCAAATCAAGACATCGTTTGAAAAAACGATTTTGGAGGTGAGCCGATGA
- a CDS encoding leucyl aminopeptidase, producing the protein MFTVKPLPSAETAHEALAIGLFEGAEAWSGLAGEYDSRLGGQLSRLRKEGDISAKRGRVAVVHPLLPTGAKRLYFVGLGKKEELTFERLREVFGRLFRTWKQAKRAEAAIVLDTFATETVDPNEAAHALAEAYYLATYEFPGYKQKKSEPDGALESLTVHTEADAAEIEASLFVGSVYGKATNSARTLVNTPGNLLTASDLADYAVKLADRYDFDYEILGKEEMERLGMGALLAVNQGSTQPPKLIVLKYQGKEQWEDVIALVGKGVTFDTGGYCLKPRDSMIDMKTDMAGAAAVLGAMEAIGELRPEQNVLAVIPATDNMISGQALKPDDVITSLSGKTIEVRNTDAEGRLILADAVTYAKQHGVSYIIDVATLTGGVIVALGTDKTGAMTNNEALFEQLLEASMETGEFIWRLPITEKDRERVRSSKIADLNNSPGREGHAIMGGAFIGEFAEDTPWVHLDIAGTAATKKDSDLGPAGATGVMVRTLAAFVERFE; encoded by the coding sequence ATGTTTACGGTAAAACCATTGCCATCGGCAGAAACGGCGCACGAGGCGCTGGCCATCGGATTGTTTGAGGGGGCAGAAGCATGGTCCGGCCTTGCCGGCGAGTACGATTCCCGCCTCGGCGGACAGCTGTCCAGACTGCGGAAAGAAGGCGACATTTCCGCCAAACGGGGGCGCGTTGCGGTCGTTCATCCGTTGTTGCCAACCGGAGCGAAACGCCTGTATTTTGTCGGCCTTGGCAAAAAAGAAGAACTGACGTTTGAGCGGCTGCGTGAAGTGTTCGGCAGGCTGTTTCGCACATGGAAGCAGGCGAAACGGGCCGAGGCAGCGATCGTTCTGGATACGTTTGCGACTGAAACGGTTGACCCGAACGAAGCGGCGCATGCGTTAGCCGAGGCGTACTATTTGGCGACATATGAATTCCCCGGCTATAAGCAGAAAAAGTCGGAACCCGATGGCGCGCTTGAATCGCTCACTGTACATACCGAGGCTGATGCGGCGGAAATCGAGGCGAGCCTGTTTGTCGGCTCGGTGTACGGGAAGGCGACCAACTCAGCGCGCACGCTCGTCAATACGCCTGGGAATTTGCTGACGGCGTCCGATTTGGCTGATTATGCGGTGAAGCTCGCCGATCGGTACGATTTTGACTATGAAATTTTGGGAAAAGAAGAGATGGAGCGGCTCGGCATGGGGGCACTGTTGGCGGTCAATCAAGGGTCAACGCAGCCGCCGAAGCTAATCGTCTTAAAGTACCAAGGAAAAGAACAATGGGAGGACGTGATCGCCCTCGTCGGCAAAGGGGTGACATTTGATACGGGCGGGTATTGTTTGAAGCCGCGCGACAGCATGATCGACATGAAAACCGATATGGCTGGCGCCGCCGCGGTGCTCGGAGCGATGGAAGCGATCGGCGAACTCCGTCCCGAGCAAAACGTGCTCGCTGTCATTCCGGCAACTGACAACATGATTAGCGGTCAGGCGCTGAAACCGGATGACGTCATTACATCGCTTTCTGGAAAAACGATTGAAGTGAGAAACACGGATGCGGAAGGGCGGTTGATTTTAGCGGATGCCGTCACGTATGCGAAACAGCATGGCGTCAGCTATATTATCGATGTCGCCACGTTGACCGGCGGGGTGATCGTCGCGCTTGGCACCGACAAAACGGGAGCGATGACGAACAATGAAGCGCTGTTTGAGCAGCTGCTTGAAGCGTCTATGGAGACCGGAGAATTCATTTGGCGGCTGCCGATTACAGAAAAAGACCGCGAGCGGGTGCGAAGCAGCAAAATCGCCGATTTAAACAATTCTCCGGGGCGCGAAGGGCACGCCATTATGGGCGGAGCGTTCATTGGCGAATTCGCCGAAGACACGCCATGGGTGCATTTGGATATCGCTGGTACAGCCGCGACAAAGAAAGACAGCGACCTCGGCCCGGCCGGGGCGACGGGGGTCATGGTGCGCACGCTGGCGGCGTTTGTCGAACGATTTGAATAA
- a CDS encoding biotin transporter BioY, translating to MSEQRPFLRPIDMTLAAMFVALMGIGANITSWVPFLVVGGVPITLQTFFCVLAGAVLGRRLGAVAMTVYMFVGLAGAPVFSKLSGGLSIIFQPTFGFILSFIAAAYVTGWIIERGPQPASTVRFVTAALVGMVINYVIGTNWMYMAYKLWAEAPKGLSYEMVWGWMLVPLPKDILLSIVAGLIAPRLCRAIGRSSSASRPAA from the coding sequence ATGAGTGAACAACGCCCATTCCTTCGTCCGATCGACATGACGCTTGCCGCGATGTTCGTCGCCTTGATGGGCATCGGCGCAAACATTACGTCATGGGTGCCGTTTCTTGTCGTCGGCGGCGTGCCGATCACGCTGCAGACGTTTTTCTGCGTTCTTGCCGGCGCGGTGTTAGGGCGGCGGCTCGGCGCGGTGGCGATGACCGTGTATATGTTCGTCGGCCTGGCCGGTGCGCCGGTGTTTTCCAAACTTAGCGGCGGATTGTCGATCATTTTCCAACCGACATTTGGCTTTATTCTATCCTTTATCGCTGCTGCGTATGTGACCGGCTGGATCATCGAACGCGGCCCGCAGCCGGCATCCACCGTCCGCTTTGTCACCGCCGCGCTTGTCGGTATGGTCATCAACTATGTCATCGGCACGAACTGGATGTATATGGCGTACAAATTATGGGCGGAAGCGCCAAAAGGGTTGTCGTACGAAATGGTATGGGGCTGGATGCTTGTTCCGCTGCCAAAAGACATTTTGTTATCGATCGTCGCCGGTTTGATTGCCCCGCGCCTTTGCCGGGCGATCGGCCGCTCCTCTTCCGCGAGCCGTCCGGCGGCATAA
- a CDS encoding DUF47 domain-containing protein yields MIFSPKKDVFFDMLFTISENVKEAAQYFVEYKIQSVSDLKEFARVMKEYERKGDSFIHELVVQLNKTFITPIEREDIHQLAMKMDDVLDGFEQCSARFEMFSFTDIDEHMVKFFDYIYQSTIEIVHALELLSHKKLLDMRQHAIKIKDYETKCDEILRASIKNLFVTQKDPIKLIQYKELYEMLEEIADSCEDVANTLETIIMRNA; encoded by the coding sequence ATGATTTTTTCGCCGAAAAAGGACGTTTTCTTCGATATGTTGTTTACGATTTCGGAAAATGTGAAGGAAGCGGCCCAATATTTTGTTGAGTATAAAATTCAAAGCGTGAGCGACTTGAAAGAATTCGCCCGCGTCATGAAAGAGTATGAACGGAAAGGCGATTCGTTCATTCATGAGCTCGTCGTTCAATTAAACAAAACGTTTATTACGCCGATCGAGCGCGAAGACATCCACCAGCTAGCGATGAAAATGGACGATGTGCTCGATGGCTTTGAACAATGTTCAGCCCGGTTTGAAATGTTCTCGTTTACGGACATTGACGAACATATGGTGAAATTTTTCGACTACATTTACCAAAGCACAATTGAAATCGTTCATGCGTTAGAGCTGCTTTCGCATAAAAAATTGCTTGATATGCGCCAGCACGCCATTAAGATTAAGGACTATGAAACGAAATGTGACGAAATTTTGCGCGCCTCGATCAAAAACTTGTTTGTGACGCAAAAGGATCCAATTAAGCTCATCCAATATAAAGAGCTTTATGAAATGCTTGAAGAGATTGCCGACAGCTGTGAAGATGTCGCAAACACGCTTGAGACGATCATCATGCGCAACGCGTAA
- a CDS encoding Na(+)/H(+) antiporter subunit C: protein MEVVMIIVIGCLFAGATYLMLSKSLLRIIIGTGLLSHGAHLLLLTMGGLKKGAPPLLDVQAEHYVDPVPQALILTAIVISFGVTAFLLVLAYRSYQEIGTDNIERMRGKEDHD, encoded by the coding sequence ATGGAAGTCGTCATGATTATTGTCATCGGCTGTTTGTTTGCCGGCGCTACGTACTTAATGTTAAGCAAAAGTTTGCTTCGGATCATTATCGGCACGGGATTGTTAAGCCATGGAGCGCACTTGCTGTTATTGACGATGGGAGGATTGAAAAAAGGAGCGCCGCCGCTGCTTGACGTGCAGGCGGAACACTATGTCGACCCTGTTCCGCAGGCGCTGATTTTGACGGCGATTGTCATTAGCTTTGGGGTCACGGCGTTTTTGCTCGTTTTGGCGTATCGTTCTTATCAGGAGATCGGGACGGACAACATTGAACGGATGAGGGGAAAGGAAGACCATGACTAA
- a CDS encoding Na(+)/H(+) antiporter subunit B, producing MNELILRTVTAVVTFMIILFGIQLFFAGHYYPGGGFIAGLVTAGAIILLLLAFDIKTVRSMIPVSYRTLIGIGLLFALGTGLGGLVFNVPFLTHAHGHVMLPLLGDVSLHTAVLFDLGVYLVVVGVTMTIIETIGEEE from the coding sequence ATGAATGAGCTCATTTTGCGCACGGTAACGGCCGTTGTCACGTTTATGATCATTTTATTTGGGATTCAGCTTTTTTTTGCCGGCCACTATTATCCAGGCGGCGGATTCATTGCCGGCCTCGTTACCGCCGGCGCCATTATTTTGCTGCTGCTGGCGTTTGACATCAAAACCGTCCGGTCGATGATCCCGGTTTCGTATCGCACGCTCATTGGCATCGGGCTGTTGTTTGCCTTAGGAACAGGTCTTGGCGGCTTAGTCTTCAATGTCCCGTTTTTAACGCACGCCCACGGCCATGTCATGCTGCCGCTGCTTGGGGATGTGTCGCTCCATACGGCCGTCTTGTTTGACTTAGGAGTGTATTTGGTCGTTGTCGGGGTCACCATGACGATTATCGAAACGATAGGAGAGGAAGAATAA
- a CDS encoding 3D domain-containing protein, giving the protein MSSFRQFVRRTAMTLLLITALLSTFQSVSGVEAKTVLRSFLSGAPVDHEADRGAKGSAKLDNRSAPRLEEQFDWSKYPSVEVVATGYTAGIESTGKTPDHPEYGITYSGVRVKRDLYSTIAADLSIFPIGTILFIPGYGFGVVADKGGAIKGHRIDLYYETVEDVYKYWGKKKVNVYIVQKGDGTLSEEELIRLNEDETMQVFRQQYLESKS; this is encoded by the coding sequence TTGAGCAGTTTTAGGCAATTTGTGCGCAGAACCGCGATGACGCTGTTGTTGATCACAGCGTTGCTCTCCACATTTCAATCTGTTTCTGGGGTCGAAGCGAAAACGGTTCTCCGTTCCTTTCTTAGCGGTGCACCAGTAGATCATGAAGCCGATCGGGGAGCGAAAGGAAGCGCAAAACTTGACAACCGCTCGGCTCCGCGGCTTGAGGAACAGTTTGACTGGTCGAAGTATCCGTCCGTTGAAGTCGTGGCCACCGGCTATACGGCCGGCATCGAATCGACTGGAAAAACCCCCGATCATCCTGAGTATGGCATTACATACTCCGGCGTGCGTGTCAAACGCGACCTTTACTCAACGATTGCTGCGGATTTAAGCATTTTTCCGATCGGCACGATTTTGTTTATCCCCGGTTATGGATTCGGTGTTGTAGCCGATAAAGGCGGGGCGATCAAAGGCCACCGCATTGACTTATACTATGAAACGGTCGAAGATGTATATAAATATTGGGGAAAAAAGAAAGTGAATGTTTACATTGTGCAAAAAGGGGACGGCACGCTGTCAGAGGAAGAATTGATCCGGCTGAACGAGGATGAAACGATGCAAGTGTTCCGCCAGCAATATTTAGAATCGAAAAGTTAA
- a CDS encoding Na+/H+ antiporter subunit D, with amino-acid sequence MTNAVIFPIAIPLTTAVLLMFCVKSLRAQKMISLVSAGALIAAGAWLVRLVDHEGMQKLDVGNWPAPFGITLVSDMLSALLVLTTSVIALACLLYSFFTIDAKQASMYYYVFFQFLIVGVNGAFTTGDIFNLFVFYEVMLMSSYALLVHGGTKIQLQETMKYMVINVFSSALFVIAVGYLYAVTGTLNMAHLAVRISQADNTAVLTVICLLFLIVFGLKGALFPFYVWMPGAYSAPPSAVLALFGGLLTKVGVYSILRTFSLIFRQDVGYTHTILAWLAIATVVFGVIGAVAYRDMRQIAIYNIVAAIGVMAFGISLMTEESMEGTIFYLLQDMVMKTALFFIVGAIAYVAGTNQLGRFSGLLGSYPLLSWTVFLSALALSGIPPFSGFIGKALIIRAAFEKGQLLFALVVLLSSLLVLYSVMKIFIQSCWGEARGYEQKRVAPLYVPIVALLSLAVLYGVGAEFVRPYIAQAAATLADPSMYIESVLKE; translated from the coding sequence ATGACTAATGCCGTAATTTTTCCGATTGCGATTCCATTGACGACAGCAGTTCTCTTGATGTTTTGCGTGAAATCATTGAGAGCGCAAAAAATGATTTCCCTCGTGTCAGCAGGGGCGCTCATCGCTGCGGGCGCTTGGCTTGTGCGTCTTGTCGACCATGAAGGGATGCAAAAGCTCGACGTCGGAAACTGGCCGGCGCCGTTTGGGATTACGCTCGTCTCCGACATGCTTTCAGCGCTGTTGGTGTTGACAACGAGCGTGATCGCGCTCGCCTGCCTGCTGTATTCCTTTTTCACGATTGACGCGAAGCAGGCGTCCATGTACTACTATGTTTTTTTTCAGTTTCTCATTGTTGGAGTGAACGGGGCGTTTACGACAGGGGATATTTTTAACTTATTCGTGTTTTATGAAGTGATGCTCATGTCATCGTATGCGCTCCTCGTTCATGGCGGTACGAAAATCCAGCTTCAGGAAACGATGAAATATATGGTGATCAACGTGTTTTCATCAGCGTTGTTTGTCATCGCCGTCGGCTATTTGTACGCCGTGACCGGCACATTGAATATGGCGCACTTAGCCGTACGGATTTCTCAAGCAGACAACACTGCTGTATTGACGGTCATTTGCTTGCTTTTTCTCATTGTCTTTGGGTTAAAGGGGGCGTTGTTTCCGTTTTATGTTTGGATGCCGGGGGCTTATTCCGCTCCGCCGTCAGCTGTGCTTGCGTTGTTTGGCGGCTTGTTGACAAAAGTCGGTGTGTATTCGATCTTGCGCACTTTCTCGCTCATTTTCCGTCAAGATGTCGGCTATACGCATACGATTTTAGCGTGGTTGGCGATCGCGACCGTTGTGTTTGGCGTCATTGGCGCCGTGGCTTACCGCGATATGCGGCAAATCGCCATTTATAACATTGTGGCGGCCATCGGTGTGATGGCGTTTGGCATTTCGTTAATGACAGAAGAAAGTATGGAAGGCACGATCTTTTACTTGCTGCAAGACATGGTCATGAAAACGGCGCTCTTTTTCATTGTCGGGGCGATTGCGTATGTCGCGGGAACGAATCAACTCGGGCGGTTCAGCGGACTGCTCGGTTCGTATCCACTGCTTAGCTGGACCGTATTCCTTTCCGCTCTTGCGCTAAGCGGCATTCCTCCGTTCAGCGGGTTTATCGGAAAAGCGCTCATTATTCGGGCGGCGTTTGAAAAAGGACAGCTTCTGTTCGCGCTGGTTGTGTTATTATCCAGCTTGCTTGTGCTTTATTCGGTGATGAAAATTTTTATTCAATCTTGTTGGGGAGAAGCGCGCGGGTATGAGCAAAAACGAGTCGCCCCGCTGTATGTGCCGATTGTCGCGCTTCTTTCCTTGGCCGTTTTATACGGCGTCGGGGCCGAATTTGTTCGTCCATATATCGCCCAGGCGGCGGCGACGTTGGCGGATCCGTCAATGTATATTGAGTCCGTGCTGAAGGAGTAG